The following DNA comes from Spirulina major PCC 6313.
CAAGGCCCCCCGCCACAGTTGCACCGCTTTCGCGAGTTCGCCCGCCTCTGCTGCGGCTTGGGCCAGTTGGAAGAGGCGATTGGCGGCGGCGTGGGCGGGGGTGTTGGGTTGATCAATGGGGGGAATTTCTAACTGTTGGTCGAGAAAGTCGATCCCTTGGGCAAGACTGGGGGACGACAACCCTACGATGGCCCAGAGAGCGATCGCGCCCCCCGGTAGCCAGGGGCACAGTTGCGCAAGTCGAGAAGAGAAAGCCGTCACGATGATCCACCCGTGCGAAATAAAACCAACCTTGAGCCTAATGCCCGACCCCAATATAGCGGAAGCCCGCCGCCTCGGCAGCCTTGCGATCGAGGAAATTCCGACCATCAATAATCACAGGGGTATGCATTAACGCCGCGAGTTTTTGATAGTCCAACGCTGCGAACTGTTGCCAGTCCGTCACCAACACCAAAGCATCACAGCCATCGGCCAAGCGATCGATATCGGTTTCCACCATCACCCCAGACAGGCCTTGACCAATGCCGGTTTGGGACACGATCGGGTCGTAGGCTTTCACCTTCGCGCCGAGGCGGTTGAGTTGTTCGATCAAGTCCAGGGAGGGCGCATCGCGCATATCGTCGGTGTCGGGCTTGAAGGTTAAGCCTAGGAGGCCGACCACTTTCCCTTTCAGGATTTTGAGTTCCTGTTGGAGTTTTTCTAAGGTGATCAACCGTTGGCGTTTGTTGACGCTGACGGCGGACTTTAAGAGTTCGGCATCATAGCCGTAGTCGTCGGCGGTGTGGATCAAGGCGGATACATCTTTCGGGAAACAGGAGCCGCCCCACCCTAAACCGGCTTGGAGAAATTTGGAGCCGATCCGGGAATCGAGGCCGATTCCTTCAGCGACTTGGGTGACATCTGCACCGACGCGATCGCAAATATTCGCGATTTCGTTAATAAAACTAATCTTCGTCGCCAAGAAAGAATTGGCCGCGTATTTGATCATCTCCGCCGAATTGAGATCCGTCGCCACCACCGGCACCGGCGGCAGGGTTTGATCATCGGCAAAGGTGCGGTCTACCAAGGGTTGATAGAGTTCCTTCATCCGATCAATCGCCTGCTGGCTGTTGCTGCCGAGAACGATGCGATCGGGGTTAAAGGTGTCAAACACCGCCGACCCCTCCCGCAAAAATTCCGGGTTACTGACCACATCAAAGGGCGCATCTGCCTCGGATACGGTGCTGTTGCTCTGTTCCGACAGCCCATCGAGGACAATCATCCGCACCCAATCCCCCGACCCGATCGGCACAGTGGATTTATTGACAATCACCTTATAGCCGCCTTTGAGATGTTGGCCGATGCCCTTCGCCACGGCTTCCACGTAGCGGGTATCGCTTTCCCCCGTCGGCAGGGCCGGGGTTCCCACGGCGATAAAGAGCACCTCGCCATGCTCTACGCCATAGCCTAAATCTGAGGTGAATTCTAACCGGCCGGCTTCCATGCAGGATTTCATCAATTCCGACAAGCCCGGCTCATAGATGGGGGATTGACCCGATCGCATCAATTGCACTTTCTGCTCATTGTTATCCACGCAAATCACATGGTGGCCAATCTGCGCCAGGCAAACCCCGGTCACTAACCCTACATACCCTGTTCCAATTACACACACTTGCATGGCTTTCACTTATTCCTATGGCTGTACAACAATTTCAGATCGCGGTGACACGCTTGCACCCCTACGGAGTTTGGAGGCGATCGCGGAAATAGGCGATCGTTTTCGTTAACCCCTCATCCAGAGGAATCGTTGGCTCCCAACCCAACCAATTTTTAGCACGGGTAATGTCCGGTTGCCGCTGTTTTGGATCATCTTGGGGCAACGGTTCAAACACCAGATCCGCATCCGGATTAATCCGCTGTTGAATCGTTTGTGCCAACTCTAAAATCGTATATTCCCCCGGATTGCCAATATTCACCGGCTCTGTACGATCACTCGCCATCAAGCGCAAAAACCCCTCCACCAAATCCGACACATAACAAAAACTCCGGGTTTGCGACCCATCCCCGTACACCGTCAAGGGCTTGCCCTGCAACGCTTGAACAATAAAATTACTCACCACTCGGCCATCATTGGGCAGCATCCGAGGGCCGTAGGTGTTGAAAATTCGCACCACGCGCACCTCTAAACCATGCTCGCGGTGATAATCATAGGTCAAGGTTTCCGCCATCCGTTTCCCTTCGTCGTAGCAGGCACGAATCCCGGTACAGTTCACATTGCCGCGATAGGCCTCGGATTGAGGATGCACATCCGGATCACCATACACCTCCGAAGTTGAGGCGAGAAAAAAGCGAGCACCCACTCGTTTCGCCAGCCCCAGCATATTGATTGTCCCCAGCACATTGGTTTTGACGGTTTTAATCGGGTTGAACTGATAATGAACGGGAGAGGCGGGACAAGCCAGGTGATAGACTTGATCCACTTCAAGGCGAATCGGTTCCGTAATATCGTGGCGAATCAGTTCAAAATTGGGATTGTTGAACCAATGCAAAAGATTGCGTTTATTCCCGGTATAGAAATTATCTAGGCAAATAACTTCATGATCTTGCTGCATGAGGCGATCGATGAGGTGAGAGCCTAAAAAACCAGCACCACCGGTGACGAGGATGCGCATGATTTGCTTGGGGGTAATTTTTAGCCTTCACTCTAACATGCAGGGAGTTGGCAGGGCGATCGACTGCTGCGATCGCCCCGGAGGCTTTTTAAAAATTTGTGCTATTATTCCTTCTTAAGCAAGTCAGCCTAGTTCATCGTTGACCTGAATCGCTAGTTCAGGCGCACGAGGAAACGGAGGAACCAAACCCTGGGGCGTAAGCTTAGAAAGACTCAAGGACAACGCAACTCTGTTCCTTGACGGATCTAAACGGGACATCTCTCAGTCCTAGCCCGTCAGCTAACTTCGTCGGCATTGAGAGGAGACTGAAAGACAGCATTTTTCCCAAAATGGTGGCTCTGCATTCAGTGTTCCTTGGCTCGTACTGCTATGACTTGCGTTTGTACCTGCCACGAATCTGGAGTCTGTGATATGGCCATCTCATCCTAAATACCGTGGGTATTCAATACCCGTTAAACTCCTAACTTTTTTGCCCTGATGGGTTTCCTGTGATGTCAGGGTTTGCTTCTTAAATCGAACTCTTGAGCGATCCAGAAATGCTGGGGTGACTCGATGTTTGCTGCTCGGTTTTTTATCGCACCTTCATGAGAAGGTGTTACAACACTATGGATTATGGTGCAGCTTGGATTGCTGGGGGAACGTTTGTTGTTGTCATTGGGGCGATCGTTTCAGAGAAATTACATCTGACGATCGCTGCCTTTCTGGGGGCAATGGTGTTGATTTTTGCCCATGTTTTAACCCTGTCAGAGGCGATAGATTACATCAGTCAAAGCCATGGGACATTGGCGCTCTTTTTTGGGGTGATGGTGTTAATTCGAGCCTTTGAACCGACGCAAATTTTCGCCTATCTTGCGGGACAAATGGTGAAAATTTCCCAGGGCAGTGGGAAGAGGTTGCTGTTGGGAATTGTGGCAATTACTACGCCGATTTGTGCGATTTTGCCCAATGCGACGACGGTAATGTTGTTGGCTCCATTGATTCCGCCATTGGCTCAGGATATTGGGGTGGATTTTGTGCCGCTGCTGATTTTGATGGTGTTGGTTGCCAATAGTGCGGGGTTGTTGACGTTGGTGGGTGATCCGGCGACGTTTATTGTGGGACAGGGGGTCAATATGAGTTTTGGGGATTATCTCCAGCGGTTGAGTTTGGGGGGGGTGTTGGCGATCGCTGTAATCGTCGTGCTCCTGCCGGTGCTCTTTCCGACCATTTGGCGGACGCAGTTTACGGGGTGCGATCGCCTTAAACTCCCCCAAATTAACCATCCCCGCGTGTTAGCCGTGGGCAGTGGGATCATCCTCCTCGTCTTGGTGCTATTCGTGATCGGAGAATCCTTGCCCTTCCCCATTCAACCGGCAGCCGTGGCGTTACTCGGTGCCGGTCTCGCCCTCCTCCTCGCCCACCACAGCAAAATTGACACCGTCAATAGCATCCTCAAAGATGTGGACTGGAGCACGCTGATTTTCTTCATGTCCATCTTTGTCTTGATCGGCAGCCTCGAAAAAACCGGCGTTGTGCAGCAGTTATCAGGACTCCTCGCCCTGGGCTTGGGTCAAAATTTGCTGCTGGCTAGCATTGTGCTGATGGTGCTCGTCGCCCTCTTGTCGAGCGTGATTCCTAATATTCCCCTCGTCGTTGCCATGGTTCCCCTCCTCAAGGAGTACCTGTTAACAGTGAATCTAATTGACCCAGCCATGGCCAGTCCTGAGTTTACGGGCCAATTTCCCGCCGCTGTTCTTCCCTTGTTCTATGCCATGATGTTTGGGGCGACCTTGGGGGGAAACGGAACCTTGGTGGGAGCCTCGGCCAATATTGTGGCGGCGGGGGTGGCGGAATTACACGGTAGTCGGATTTCGTTTCGTCAGTTTTTGCGCTATGGTTTGCCCGTGATGGCGGCTCAGGTGGGGGTGAGTCTGGTGTTTCTGATCGTTGCCTGCTTTGGGTTGGCCGGAGGGCGGATCGGCTGACGGGGGAGCGATGGAAAACCGAGATCTGGGGTTTGCGTTCGATGAGTGTCACGGGTTACCATGATAGACTGTGTTTTTGTCAAGGTATTTAGCCGAATACTGTAGGAGGATTACGGTGACTCAACGAACTTTGCGCGGCACGAACCGCAAACAAAAGCGTCAATCGGGGTTTCGCGCTCGGATGCGCACCCACAATGGCCGACGTGTGATTGCAACCCGTCGCCGCAAAGGGCGGCATCGCTTAGCGGTTTAGGAGCTTGAGCAAACGGTGGCAACGTGGGGTTAGCCAACTGCAATCGGCTCAAGCATCGACGTGAGTTCCAAGCAGTGTACGAACGGGGCGATCGCATTCACGGTCGATATCTCACCGTGCGTTATTTGCCGATGCCATGCCCCGAAGCCCCGCCCAAAATTGGGATCACGGTGGGGAAGCGAGTCAGCAAAAAGGCTGTGGTGCGGAACCGCATTAAACGTCAAATCCGAGCCATTTTTCGCCAAATCTTACCCCAAATTGTTCCCGGCCACTGCTTGGTTGTGAATGTCAAGCCCCAAGCAATGACGTGCGAATATGAACATTTTTTGCGAGAATTAAAGCAGTTATTGACAAAAGCCGAGGTATGGCATGGGTATAAAAGAAACAGCATTTTATGAAGGTGGCCCCCATATTGGCGACTTGATTTTGAATATTTTGTTAGGGTTCACGGTAATTTGTTTACCCTTAACCGTAGGGGCCGTGGTGCGGGCCCTGTGGCTACGTTATCGGATTACCGATCGCCGCGTTTCGGTGACGGGGGGATGGCAGGGGCGCGATCGCACCGATGTTGTTTACGCTGAGGTCGCCAAGATTGCCAGCGTGTCCCGTGGGATTGGCCTCTGGGGTGATATTGTGTTGACCCTCCGGGATGGCAATCGTCTTGAATTGCGAGCCATTCCAAAATACCGTCAAATTTGTGACCACATTGCCGAGCGCACCGCCGAAAAAACTGGCATTCCCGTCGATACGATTCGGATTTAATCCCCTTCCCCTCGCTTGTGTGTCTAGACCACTGCTTTTTCGATAAAGCGACTCCACACTGCGTATTCACCCCACTTGTCCACCCAGCAGGCTCTCAATAGGCATGGATTTAGGTATCGGTTTTATCTCAACCAACATCATGTTGCCAATCCTGGATTTTTTCCATGAGATTGTGCCCAGTTACGGCTTTGCGATCATTGCCCTCACGTTGGTGATTCGCTTTGCCGTCTATCCCCTCAGTGCCGGCTCCATTCGGAATATGCGCCGCACTCGCATCGCCCAACCGGTGATGCAAAAACGGGTTAAAGAAGTCCAAGAACGCTACAAAGACGACCCGAAAAAGCTCCAAGAATCGATGAGCGAAATTTACAAAGAGTATGGCAACCCCCTCGCGGGCTGCCTGCCCTTGTTGTTGCAATTGCCGATTCTGTGGGCTTTGTTCACCACCCTGCGGGGATCGCCCTTTGCGGATATCAACTACACGGTGGATCTGCAAATTTTCCCCAGCGAAGCCACAGAACAGATTCAACCCCAAATTTTTAAAACCAAACCCCAAAACATCTACCTTAATGAAGATGTTCACTATCGCCTCGCTGCGGTGATTCCCACGGGCAATCGCCTCACCGTTGGTGAGACGATTCACCCGGAATTCCAATCGGAAGAAGGGACAAGTTTTGCGAGTCTGCGCCAGGAATATGAAACCAGTCAGGTAACACCTGCATGGACGGTCACCAAGGGCGAAGGCAATGTGGAAATTGCCCCCGATGGGACGGTGACAGCGATCGCCCCTGGTGAAGTCACCCTCCAAGGCACGATTCCCGGTCTCGCCGCCAATGAAGGTTTCCTCTTCATCAATGCCCTCGGCCGAGTTGGTGCGAAGGGTGAAAACGGTGCGATCCACTGGGATATTGTCGGCATGGTGCTGTTCTTCGGGGTCAGTACCTACATCAGTCAACAACTCACCGGCGCATCGGGGGGCAGTGGCCCGCAAAACGAGCAGCAGCAAACCATTAGCAAAATCACGCCGATTCTGTTTACGGGGATGTTCCTCGTTTTTCCCTTACCGGCGGGGGTGCTGATGTATATGACGGTGGCGAACGTGTTCCAAACGGCACAAACCTTCATTTTGATGCGGGAACCGTTACCGGAAAACCTGCAAAAACTCGTAGAACAGCAGGAAAAACAAGAAGAGCGCGACAAAGGTGGCCGGGGAGATTTGCCCTTTGAGCCGAAGCGATCGAAGAAGAAAGAAAAAGCCTCTGGTTAAGGGGCGATCTGCCATGGCGAGCGAGTTGATGATGCGGGTATTGTGATCGCTTGTCTGCCATGGCTTGGTAATTAATGGCAGGCGCACAAGCGCGTCAGGACGAACATGAGTGAGCAAATCGAACAGGGGCAACTGTGGCTAACCCAGTTGTTGACCCTGATGGGGGTTCCCTGTGGGGTGGAATGCAGTCAATCGGCAAAAGATGGGCCCTATTGGCTGACGATCGCCGCACAGGATCTCGAACCGGAACAGATTGAATGGTTGATTGGCGATCGCGGCAAACTGATCGATACGATCCAATACCTCGCCAATACCCTGTTGAATGCGAGTCACGATCGCCCGGTGCAGCATCCCTATACCGTGGAATTGGCGGACTATCGGGTACGCCGTCAGGCGGAACTTGAAGCCCTAGTGGATCAGGTGGCGCAGAAGGTACGGGCAACGGGGCAGGAAGTGGAGTTGATGGATCTATCCGCTGCTGAACGTCGCCAAATTCATACTTTGTTTAAAGAGAGCGAAGATTTAACGACGGAAAGCCGGGGCGCAGAACCCCACCGCCGTTTGTTTGTGTTGCGCCGTAAGCTGAGATAGCAGCGGGAGGGACGAATGCAGCCAATTTTTATTCCGAATCTGTTGCAGCTTCCGGAACGAACGGAAGAGTTTGAGCTTGAAGAGTTTATTGAGGGACTAGAAACCCTGACTCCGGTGCGGGGCAGCTTGAGTGTGACGCACCAAAGCACCTATTTGGATGTGCGATCGCAAGCGGAAACCATCGCCACCTTGGTCTGTCATCGCTGTTTAGCCCATTACAACCACCGTTTGCAAGTTGACACCCAAGAATTAATCTGGCTCGAAGCTCCCAAACCCGATCACCCCAGCGCCGACGAAAATCAAGGCGATGAACTCCTCGAAACCCTCCCCCCCAACGGACATTTTGACCCCCAAGAGTGGCTTTATGAGCAGTTGAGCTTGGCGTTGCCGTTTCAGCAGGTCTGTAGTGATGATTGTCCGGGGATCGCGGTAGAGACTCCCCAGGAGAGCGCCGATGTGGATAGTCGGTGGGCGAGCTTGGCAAGCTTAAAAGAACAACTCTCGCAACGCGAGGATTGATGGCATGGCATTTCGAGATGAGTTTGAGTTACTACTGCGGGCCTGCTATCCGCTGATCTACATCCCAACGGCGGAGGAAGAACGCCTTGAGGGTGCGATCGCAGCATCGGCCCAAACGGTGGGCAATCGCACCGTCTACCTGTGGGACTTTGTCGAAGGCTATCAACATAATCCGAATCATAACGGCGTGGGGCGGCGCAATCCGTTGCAGGCGTTGGAATTATTGGAGAAACTTCCCGAACAAGCGGCGGGTGTCTTTGTGTTGCGAGATTTTCACCGTTTTTTAGAGGATATTTCAATCACGCGGAAATTGCGGAACTTGGCGCGATCGCTCAAATCCCAACCCAAAACCCTCGTGGTCGTTGCTCCCTCGATCTCCATCCCCCCCGAACTCACCGAAGTGTTTACCATCGTTGATTTTCCCCTGCCCACGGCGGCGGAACTGCGGGGAGAAATGCAGCGGCTCTTGGTGGGGCAATCCCTGCCGGAAACGCTGCTGGATGCTTTGGTGCGAGCCTCCCAAGGGCTGCCCCTCGAACGGGTGCGGCGGGTGTTGACGCGGGCGATCGCTGCCCACGGCAAACTCGAAGCCGATGATGTGGAATTGATCCTCGCCGAAAAACGCCAATCGATCCGCCAAACCCAAATCCTCGACTTTTACCCCGCCACCGAACAGATCACCGACATCGGCGGCCTCGATAACCTCAAAGATTGGCTGTTGCGGCGGGGCGGAGCATTCAGCGATCGCGCCCGCGCCTACGGCCTGCCCCATCCGCGCGGCCTGCTCCTGGTGGGAATTCAAGGCACGGGAAAATCCCTGACGGCAAAAGCGATCGCCCACCATTGGCACTTACCCTTACTGCGGCTCGATGTGGGGCGACTCTTCGGCGGCCTCGTCGGTGAATCAGAATCCCGCACCCGCCAAATGATCACCCTGGCCGAAGCCCTCTCCCCT
Coding sequences within:
- the rnpA gene encoding ribonuclease P protein component is translated as MGLANCNRLKHRREFQAVYERGDRIHGRYLTVRYLPMPCPEAPPKIGITVGKRVSKKAVVRNRIKRQIRAIFRQILPQIVPGHCLVVNVKPQAMTCEYEHFLRELKQLLTKAEVWHGYKRNSIL
- the yidC gene encoding membrane protein insertase YidC — translated: MDLGIGFISTNIMLPILDFFHEIVPSYGFAIIALTLVIRFAVYPLSAGSIRNMRRTRIAQPVMQKRVKEVQERYKDDPKKLQESMSEIYKEYGNPLAGCLPLLLQLPILWALFTTLRGSPFADINYTVDLQIFPSEATEQIQPQIFKTKPQNIYLNEDVHYRLAAVIPTGNRLTVGETIHPEFQSEEGTSFASLRQEYETSQVTPAWTVTKGEGNVEIAPDGTVTAIAPGEVTLQGTIPGLAANEGFLFINALGRVGAKGENGAIHWDIVGMVLFFGVSTYISQQLTGASGGSGPQNEQQQTISKITPILFTGMFLVFPLPAGVLMYMTVANVFQTAQTFILMREPLPENLQKLVEQQEKQEERDKGGRGDLPFEPKRSKKKEKASG
- a CDS encoding UDP-glucose dehydrogenase family protein; its protein translation is MQVCVIGTGYVGLVTGVCLAQIGHHVICVDNNEQKVQLMRSGQSPIYEPGLSELMKSCMEAGRLEFTSDLGYGVEHGEVLFIAVGTPALPTGESDTRYVEAVAKGIGQHLKGGYKVIVNKSTVPIGSGDWVRMIVLDGLSEQSNSTVSEADAPFDVVSNPEFLREGSAVFDTFNPDRIVLGSNSQQAIDRMKELYQPLVDRTFADDQTLPPVPVVATDLNSAEMIKYAANSFLATKISFINEIANICDRVGADVTQVAEGIGLDSRIGSKFLQAGLGWGGSCFPKDVSALIHTADDYGYDAELLKSAVSVNKRQRLITLEKLQQELKILKGKVVGLLGLTFKPDTDDMRDAPSLDLIEQLNRLGAKVKAYDPIVSQTGIGQGLSGVMVETDIDRLADGCDALVLVTDWQQFAALDYQKLAALMHTPVIIDGRNFLDRKAAEAAGFRYIGVGH
- a CDS encoding AAA family ATPase, with translation MAFRDEFELLLRACYPLIYIPTAEEERLEGAIAASAQTVGNRTVYLWDFVEGYQHNPNHNGVGRRNPLQALELLEKLPEQAAGVFVLRDFHRFLEDISITRKLRNLARSLKSQPKTLVVVAPSISIPPELTEVFTIVDFPLPTAAELRGEMQRLLVGQSLPETLLDALVRASQGLPLERVRRVLTRAIAAHGKLEADDVELILAEKRQSIRQTQILDFYPATEQITDIGGLDNLKDWLLRRGGAFSDRARAYGLPHPRGLLLVGIQGTGKSLTAKAIAHHWHLPLLRLDVGRLFGGLVGESESRTRQMITLAEALSPCILWIDEIDKAFAGADGKGDSGTTSRVFGTFITWLAEKTTPVFVVATANNIQSLPPEMLRKGRFDEIFFVGLPSQGERKEIFTVHLSRLRPHNLQAYDCDRLAYETPDFSGAEIEQTLIEAMHIGFSQNRDFTTDDILTAASQIIPLARTAKEQIQFLQAWADAGKARLASRRGSLGSL
- a CDS encoding UDP-glucuronic acid decarboxylase family protein, whose product is MRILVTGGAGFLGSHLIDRLMQQDHEVICLDNFYTGNKRNLLHWFNNPNFELIRHDITEPIRLEVDQVYHLACPASPVHYQFNPIKTVKTNVLGTINMLGLAKRVGARFFLASTSEVYGDPDVHPQSEAYRGNVNCTGIRACYDEGKRMAETLTYDYHREHGLEVRVVRIFNTYGPRMLPNDGRVVSNFIVQALQGKPLTVYGDGSQTRSFCYVSDLVEGFLRLMASDRTEPVNIGNPGEYTILELAQTIQQRINPDADLVFEPLPQDDPKQRQPDITRAKNWLGWEPTIPLDEGLTKTIAYFRDRLQTP
- a CDS encoding PH domain-containing protein, which translates into the protein MGIKETAFYEGGPHIGDLILNILLGFTVICLPLTVGAVVRALWLRYRITDRRVSVTGGWQGRDRTDVVYAEVAKIASVSRGIGLWGDIVLTLRDGNRLELRAIPKYRQICDHIAERTAEKTGIPVDTIRI
- the rpmH gene encoding 50S ribosomal protein L34, translated to MTQRTLRGTNRKQKRQSGFRARMRTHNGRRVIATRRRKGRHRLAV
- a CDS encoding YceD family protein; this translates as MQPIFIPNLLQLPERTEEFELEEFIEGLETLTPVRGSLSVTHQSTYLDVRSQAETIATLVCHRCLAHYNHRLQVDTQELIWLEAPKPDHPSADENQGDELLETLPPNGHFDPQEWLYEQLSLALPFQQVCSDDCPGIAVETPQESADVDSRWASLASLKEQLSQRED
- a CDS encoding SLC13 family permease codes for the protein MDYGAAWIAGGTFVVVIGAIVSEKLHLTIAAFLGAMVLIFAHVLTLSEAIDYISQSHGTLALFFGVMVLIRAFEPTQIFAYLAGQMVKISQGSGKRLLLGIVAITTPICAILPNATTVMLLAPLIPPLAQDIGVDFVPLLILMVLVANSAGLLTLVGDPATFIVGQGVNMSFGDYLQRLSLGGVLAIAVIVVLLPVLFPTIWRTQFTGCDRLKLPQINHPRVLAVGSGIILLVLVLFVIGESLPFPIQPAAVALLGAGLALLLAHHSKIDTVNSILKDVDWSTLIFFMSIFVLIGSLEKTGVVQQLSGLLALGLGQNLLLASIVLMVLVALLSSVIPNIPLVVAMVPLLKEYLLTVNLIDPAMASPEFTGQFPAAVLPLFYAMMFGATLGGNGTLVGASANIVAAGVAELHGSRISFRQFLRYGLPVMAAQVGVSLVFLIVACFGLAGGRIG
- a CDS encoding protein jag, producing MSEQIEQGQLWLTQLLTLMGVPCGVECSQSAKDGPYWLTIAAQDLEPEQIEWLIGDRGKLIDTIQYLANTLLNASHDRPVQHPYTVELADYRVRRQAELEALVDQVAQKVRATGQEVELMDLSAAERRQIHTLFKESEDLTTESRGAEPHRRLFVLRRKLR